ATAGGTGGTTTTTAGCATAACTTTTCGTAGTGAACAAGTCAGTCCTTATCATTAAGGGCTGGCTTCTTTGTGAGGAATTTAGGAATAACTAAAGGGTTGAAAGGAAATATGGAGATAATAATTTTAGGTCTTTAACATACAGCTGACACAAATGCGAGGTATGATTAAGGTAAAAAGGCTCGAACGCATTCGTTCGATATACTTTAACGGGTAAGGGGAGGCCTTATTAATGAAGAAAATACTAGTGGTTGAAGATGAGAAAGCGATATCGATGGTACTGAAGGCCTATCTTCACAGAGAGGGCTTTGAAGTGATACAGGTATTTGATGGAACTGAAGCTATAGATGTTTTTATGGAATGGGAGCCTGATTTAGTATTGCTTGATGTCATGCTACCCGGTAAGGATGGGTGGGAGATTCTTAAAGAAATCCGCGAAAAAGATGCCTGTCCGGTTATCATGCTCACAGCATTAGGAGAAGTGGATTATCGCCTTTCTGGTTTTAAATCAGGAGCGGATGACTATATATCCAAGCCATTTGTTGCGGACGAAGTAGTGGCTCGTGTACATGCTGTTCTTCGAAGATCACCAAGTATAGTAACATCAGAAAAGAAAATACGACAGTATGGCAGTCTAAAGGTAGATATGGGAACCTATACGGTATTTGTGAATGGCAAGGAAGTGGTTATGACACCTCGTGATCTTTCTTTGTTTGTGTTTTTTGTAAGTAATCCAAATCAAATATTTACAAGAGAGCAATTAATAGAACAGGTGTGGGGAATGGATTACGATGGAAGTGATCGTGCTGTGGATCTTGCCATCAAAAGGATGAGGAAGGCCTTAGATAAATGGCCTGATTCGGAAGGAGAAATCAAAACTTTGCGGGGAATGGGGTATCAATTGCTAGTTTATGAAAACTAAAAAACGAACGACGCTGCTGCGCTATTGGACAACCCGTTATTTAATTACGCTCACCACTGGATTATTGGTTTTATCTTTATTTTCTTTATGGTGGATGGAAAAAACTGCCCTCGAATATCGCTTAAGTCTATTAAAGTATTTAGCAGATGAAACAGCTGATCGTGCGATAAAGGACAATGGACAAATTGTGGTGGGACCGCTCCTTTCTGAGATTGTTGAAGAAAGAGAGAAAATCCTTCATTTAAATGAACAGCCGATTATCTATATTGTCGATCCGGATGGAGAAATCATTTATACGATGCCGCAGCTCTATATTGAGAGTGAAGATAATGTGCTTCCGAGTGTCATTATGAATAATCAAGATACGATCCAAAAAGTTAATATTAACGATGAAAACCAGGTCTATGTCGTAAAATCTCCAATTCGAGAAGATAGTAATAAAATTAAAGGCTGGGTTGTTATTGCCCAAGAAGAGGGGTCTTTGACCGAGATCAACCAGGATCATGGTTTACTAGCCATAATGATGGGTGGTCTGCTCATTATGGGCTGGTGGGTTATTTATGTTCTTTCTAAACGAATATCTAAACCCATTCAAAACGTTGCGAAGGCTGCGTCTCAGGTTCGTGAGGGGAATTATAACATTCACCTTAAGGAAGAAGAGAGTCATGAGGAAGAAATCTATGAATTAGTTGAATCCTTTAAAGAAATGACAACTCGTTTAAAGCAGATGGAGAAACTGCGAGCAGAACTATTTGCAGGTGTTACACATGATCTAAAAACCCCTGTTACATCCATAAGCGGGTTAATACAGGCAGTGAAGGATGAAGTTGTGACGGGTGACGAAAGCAAAGAATTCTTAAATATTTCTTTGATGGAAACACAACGGTTACAAAGAATGATTGAGGATTTACTTGATTATAACGCGATGGCAGCAGGAGCTTTTAAAATGCATGTGAAGAGTGAAAATATGAATTTATTTCTAGAAGAAGCTTGTTATCACTGGCAGATCACTCAAGAAGAGCAGAATTTTGAGATAGTAGTTGAGCTTCCGAGTGAAGACGTTTGGGCAAAAATGGATTCTATGCGTGTCCAAGAAATCCTAATTAATTTGCTTAATAATGCGAAACAGTCATTAGAGGGATCTGGAACGATCAAGGTGGTTCTTTATGAATTGAACGGAGAACAAGTTTGTATTGATGTCATCGATAATGGAAAGGGCATTCCGCAAAATGAACAAGAGTATGTTTTTGAACCATTCTATCGTGGACAAAAGAAAAAGCTTAAGGTACGCGGTTTAGGACTCGGGCTTCCATTTAGTAAAATGCTGGCAAATGCGCAGCATGGAAATCTTGTTCTGAAAGAAAGTAATGAAGAGGGAACTATTTTTACTATTAGTTTTAAGAAGGCTTCAACAGAGTGAATAACGAAAAAAGAGGATTGCCTGAATGACAGGCAATCCTCTTTTTTCTTATTTAAGCATTAATTAAACTAATAGCTCTCCATAATTGTACATGTCTGACTTGACGTGGTAAAAATCTGCCCATTTCTTCTTCATTATAGCCTGCATGAAGATTTTTTGAATCGAAAATAATTGGGCGGCGAAGTAAGTCAGGATTTTTTTGAATAATTTTGCAAAGCTCATTTAGTGGTGTATTATTTATATCGATATTTAGATTTTTAAATTTCTTGGAACGGGTTGAAATAATTTCATCTGTTCCGCCTTCTGTTTTACGTAGAATCGCTTTAATTTCATCCACACTTAAAGGCTGTGCATAGAGATTACGTTCATTATAAGCAATATTATTTTTCTGTAACCAGGATTTAGCTTTTCTGCAAGCCAGACTGCTCGGCGTCGTGTAAATTGTAACCATTGATATCTACTCCTCTAATAAAGATAATTTTTAAAAGTTACGTAATTTTTAATTTAAGGTCGTTTCATATTTGTCATTTTCTAGGAAAGGTAAAACGTGTTTATTACCCTATACACATACTTTACAGTGGTTATGTGTCAGCATCATGTCAAATGATCACTTTTCTGATGAAAAATAATTAAATTTTCGCGACAAGCTCTCTTTCCGGTGATTATTTATCTTTTAGAGCGGGCTATGGTATAATCAACGAACAAAGTTGAATCAATGAAATGAGGAAGAATTTTTGTTAACATTTGAAGAAAAATTGCACATTATTGAAACATTCCCTGAATTGCAGCGCAAAGATATATCATTAGGCCGAGTAAATTTCCACTTTGAAGAAAGTGTACAGGATAAGAAAATTGTTGTTCAAAATTTACATCCTAACGGAAATGGGTTTGTCTTTGCAGGTCATTTACCATATAAACAAAGAGATAAGAAAGGCTTGGTTAATATACGTGATTGCTCAGAAGCAGAGTTACGTGAACTGCTAGAACAAGCAATTGCTTATTTATCAAAAGAGCCTGCTGGAATAGAAAAAGAAGTAGAAGCTGCTGATTGTGAAGGAACTTGGGTTGGACGTAATCAACAAGAGTTGACTCTTGTTCGGGAGGACCAGCTTTGGAATGTTTATGCGGGATCTAATTTGGAAGAGTGTTTTGAATCTCCAGTTGAAGCGGAGCGATACTTACAAGAAGAAGGTTTCCGTAAAAAAAGATAAAAAAAAAGATTGCCGTTCCCTGGATTGGGTGAATGGCAATCTTTTTTTATTTATGAAAAGAAAAATGGACGAAGAGTTACACTTTTTGTCCATTTCAGTTTGTCGACAAAAGAGGTCAGGAATGTTTCATTCCGGACCTCTTTGAGTTTTGAACACTTTTCATGAAGGTTTTCTGGCTTATAAAGACTGTTCATGGCATTTTTCTAGGCCGGCCAACCTTGACTAGATCATAAATGGAAGGGAAATCCAGGGTTTCTTCCGTTTTGCGGACCAAATGGTACTCGGGAACAAGCTGGTCTAATGCGACCATTTCAAGCTGACCACGTTGCATTAAATGGGTTTTCGAAAGGATCCCTACCAAGTTTATTTTAAAATAGAACGGATTTGACTTTTGAGATTGCATTTAGAAAGGCAGTTGATTGCAGTGAAAGGCGTGAAGACTCCTGCGGGAATAGCAGGAGAGGTGAGACCCCGCAAGAGCGTAAGCGATGAGGAGGCTCACCGCCTGCCCGCGGAAAGCGAAACGCCTGGAATGGAAATCAACACCCCGTTTTAGAAGATAAAAAAGAAAACTGTAGACAAGACTCGATTTTCATCGAGTTTGTCTACAGTCTGAAATGGACGAAGAGTTACACTCTTTGTCCATTTTTCAACAATTACAAAGTCGTCGTTTTATTTTTGGTAGTTCTTTATTTCAGGGTCCAAAGAAGCTGAATTTTCTTCTTCATTTTGTGATTGTTTCTTTAGTTGTTTTACCATATAAACAATCATAAAAATAATTCCAGCTCCAAATAATGCAAGCATACCAAACATTAGAACATTATATATAAAATCACCCATAGTGAGAATAGCCTCCTTTTATTTTA
The Peribacillus sp. FSL H8-0477 genome window above contains:
- the spx gene encoding transcriptional regulator Spx, with translation MVTIYTTPSSLACRKAKSWLQKNNIAYNERNLYAQPLSVDEIKAILRKTEGGTDEIISTRSKKFKNLNIDINNTPLNELCKIIQKNPDLLRRPIIFDSKNLHAGYNEEEMGRFLPRQVRHVQLWRAISLINA
- a CDS encoding HAMP domain-containing sensor histidine kinase, yielding MKTKKRTTLLRYWTTRYLITLTTGLLVLSLFSLWWMEKTALEYRLSLLKYLADETADRAIKDNGQIVVGPLLSEIVEEREKILHLNEQPIIYIVDPDGEIIYTMPQLYIESEDNVLPSVIMNNQDTIQKVNINDENQVYVVKSPIREDSNKIKGWVVIAQEEGSLTEINQDHGLLAIMMGGLLIMGWWVIYVLSKRISKPIQNVAKAASQVREGNYNIHLKEEESHEEEIYELVESFKEMTTRLKQMEKLRAELFAGVTHDLKTPVTSISGLIQAVKDEVVTGDESKEFLNISLMETQRLQRMIEDLLDYNAMAAGAFKMHVKSENMNLFLEEACYHWQITQEEQNFEIVVELPSEDVWAKMDSMRVQEILINLLNNAKQSLEGSGTIKVVLYELNGEQVCIDVIDNGKGIPQNEQEYVFEPFYRGQKKKLKVRGLGLGLPFSKMLANAQHGNLVLKESNEEGTIFTISFKKASTE
- a CDS encoding response regulator transcription factor translates to MKKILVVEDEKAISMVLKAYLHREGFEVIQVFDGTEAIDVFMEWEPDLVLLDVMLPGKDGWEILKEIREKDACPVIMLTALGEVDYRLSGFKSGADDYISKPFVADEVVARVHAVLRRSPSIVTSEKKIRQYGSLKVDMGTYTVFVNGKEVVMTPRDLSLFVFFVSNPNQIFTREQLIEQVWGMDYDGSDRAVDLAIKRMRKALDKWPDSEGEIKTLRGMGYQLLVYEN